tttgtttccaGTTTCACTGAATGATTACAGCTCCCTAACGATTATTTAAGAAGGCTGCTTAGACACTGATGAGTCTTTTTGACCTGTTAATTTTATGGAATCGACATTTTATTGGTTgcatggtattttatttttttattgcatgcaGTTTTTAAAGTCTATTgattgtcttgtattttttttataccacCTGTCTTTCTCTCATCACAATCAGCATGAACTACAAGCTCAGAAACTTTActaaaacacttattttgtgGAAAGTtctttattgctttaattttgtttctgttgCCTGTGCGTTTGACTCTGAATGTGCTCTGCCATATTTTACAGTATGATATCATAGTTTAGAGTTATAAAACGCAGAGCCCTCACTGAGGTTTTAATGAGATGtctattttcactttaattactGTTGTACTGCAGACTCTGTTGCCAAGGTAACACACCACCATGCTACATCAGACAGTTTGATAATgattctctatctatctatctatctatctatctatctatctatctatctatctatctatctatctatctatctatctatctatctatctatctatctatctatctatctatctatctatctatctatctatctatctatccgtctgtctatctatccgtctgtctatctgtctgtctgtctctctctctgtctggctatctatctatctatctatatctatctatctatctatctatctatctatctatctatctatctatctatctatctatctatctatctatctatctatctatctatctatctatctatctatctatccgtctttctatctatccgtctgtctatctgtctgtctatccctctctctgtctggctatctatctatctatctatatctatctatctatctatctatttatctatctatccgtctgtctatcatctatccgtctgtctgtctgtctatctatctttctgtccatctatccatctgtctgtctgtctgtctgtctgtctgtctgtctgtcatctgtctgtctatctatctatctatctatctatctatctatctatctgtctatctgtctatctgtctatctatctgtctttatctgtctgtctgtctgtctgtctatccgtccggctatctatctatccatctatctatccatctgtctatcatctatccatctgtctatcatctatccatctgtctatcatctatccatctgtctgtctgtctctctgtctggctatctgtctatctgtctatctgtctatccatctgtctatcatctatccatctatccatctatctatctatctatctgtctatctatctgtctatcatctgtctgtctgtctgtctgtctgtctatccggctatctatctgtctatctatctgtctatctgtctatctatctgtctatcatctatccgtctgtctgtctgtctataatctatctatccatccatctatccatctatctatccatccatctgtctatcatctatctgtctgtctgtctgtctgtctgtctgttgtcctGCTGTACTATTTACACAGTATGTACTGTAACTAACTTTGTTtgcttttacagcatttaaactTTTCTCATCTGTTATATAGTTCACATCTCTCTGGAtccattttattctttttgttgcatttttaaaagagTGTAATGACCTGGTACCTCGCCCATattctcttcatctttttctcGTCTCATCTCTGCTTTTTTCATCTCATTGACCTGACCACGCTCTTCATCTGAACCATGaaattctataaaaaacaaatgtaatcttttaATCAAATGTCAATTTAGCCCATGTCTGTGCTGGAAGCAAGTGATGCAACAAAACCTGTCCTCTTGTAATCATTGAAGCTTTGCATACTTTGCTATATACAGCTCACCTGCATTGCACATCTGTGGAGTAAACATCTCTCTCTAACTTTTATATTCTTtatctctatatattttttaagacgTGGGTTTTCTGTGAAGTAAAAAAGTGAGATGAGGAGTGTAAGTGCTCTCTAATCACGAGCCGAAATCTGCAGGcagacttttctttttgttcataaCTCTACAAAGACGGCCTCCCGAGACCCCGCAGGGATCATTCACTCGCTTTTGTTTCTTACAAGTGTGTTTTATGAATGCTTCTGCAACTTTTGCTGAGTTGAGTTGCATTGTGTCGCAAGGCTTTTTTCAGTGCAGGGTCATGTCAACACTGATTGGCTGATAAGGTCTAATAACTTCACTGCGAGAGACTgagaaagcaaataaataaataaagagctccaaaaaacacaaatgcaagcTCAGAGTGGAGCAGAGATAGAAAGAGCGGCTGCAGGAGGCATTTGAATCTAAATGTGTGAGAGAGATCACAGAGACAGCTCTCTGGATGTTTCTTCATCTCGCTGGTCTCCAGAGAGGGCGATTGAAGAGCTGAATCAGGGGAGAGAAGCGAGACGTCTTAATTAACGGCGCTCGCTCAGTCTGAGGAGCAGAGAATCCATATTAATGCTGCTCTGCCAGATCTCTCCATCTATCAGCTGAGAATGGGCATCACTTCAAGTGGATGTGGAAACCCCTGAGTTAGTGTTGCTGAGGGATACAGTGAAGAGCTCAAAGGATTGGGCTGCACTTTGTAATATTTAAGCATTTGACTTTGTGCATTTGTCGTGATTTTTACACTGCAGAAGTGGCGTTGGCGTCTCCTCTGGAGGAGATCAGGGAACAGGAGGAGATGAACGTGAGCGCAGAAGGTCAGGTGGCCgctgtggaggaggaggaggaagacagCAGCCTCAACCTGTCTGCCGACGTCTCTCTGGACTCGGGCCGGGCTGGGGCTGCAACTCCCTCTCAGGATTCAGAGATTCTGGACAGTGGGATGGCCAGAGACAATCCATCATGTGACCAGTCCACCGATGCGGagtatgtactgtacagtagTGTTCATTTCATACAAATCTAAAACTACCAGTAACACTTCAcataaagcctttatgtataatgcattatgaagggttattaaagcattttaattatggataatgtgcattgtaatacattatatcttgccGTAAATAATTATatccaaatttaaaatgcatagtgtaaatGAATTGACAAGTGATATagtgtattaactgtggttatgattattcatgagattgtacattgcattataaggtgcattacaatgCATAACTAATGCATTCAAActgcttttataatgcattatacataaaggctttaagtaaagtgttagcCTGAAGGATCCTATAAACTCCTAAAAACAagccagaacactctagcaaaaCTTAGAAACCCATCGGAAAACCTTGCTATGCCTGTTggtattgttgaataaaaattagaatgattaaatatgaatatgatacagaattaaaatataactatatgatGAAACGGTTAGACtaggttccatttttttttttacatcagttaACTGCTTTAGTTTACAATGACAAACacttatgaaacatttattaatcataattaatgttaatttcatcaatttcattaaacttattattaaaatcaaaagttctaTTTGTTTATACTTTCTCGTGAAGTGCTGCCAAAGAAACgtagaaaatattataatattagaaaTTTTGTCTTGCcaggtaactgaaataaaatgactaaaataaaaataaatagaaataataaataataaaattggcAAACGAACATAAATTGACTAAAACTTacttaaattaacatgaaaatataaactaattcaaaatattaataactattaacACGGCAGCAACACCTATAAACCAGCaaaaactgcctagcaaccagccaGGGCAATCTAGAAATGCCTGAGATTTAGGTtcatgattaataaatgtatgtaaatgtttttttgttgttgttgtttttttatgtgtttattaaatGTACTTTTCTATGTAGCTTTTAAACTTTGCATGGTTTTTCCCCTTGACAGAGCTGCAGAAGCCACAGTGAATGGAGAGATTAAGTCAGACCAGGCCACAAGCTCTCATATCCCTTCAGAAGAGATAGGTAAGCTTCAACCCATGAGTGAGATCCTTCAGCACCTCTGGTTTTTACACAATGTTACACTTTAGTGTACTTTATGCAATTGTTATTCATACCTCTGAGTcatttttgcagcttagttttaataaatgctcTGGTTGAGTTCTGAAACTTCCTGTAGTACAGTACATCAAACTCATTAATCTCAGAAGATCAAACAGGAAAATTCAATTCCTCATGATATGATCTCTATAAAAAGGCAGTTATGACACCATAAGAAAGTGTTGTTTGATGTGCAACGGGTTATAGTTTACAGTAAAACCCCAGTGACAGAATAAAAAGGCTTCGATGCATGactttgttttctctttctctagaGCCCTCGATGCAAAAAACAGAAGAGGTGATGAAAAGTGGCCCTGTTCTGGAGGAGGTTTCTGTGTTTCCCACAGAAAAGCCTGCATCTTTGATCAACAAGCTTCAAACCTCTGAATGCGGCATCCAGACATCGCATATGGATTTGCAAGCACAGGGCACAGAGTCCAGCCTCGAAGACCAAGTGCCAAAAACCATCCCCAATTCGGTCAGCTTCGCTCACACTGAAACGCAAACGCAGATGGAGCCCCAGAAACCCTCTACTGAGCCATCGAGCTCATGCACTGAACCCTCCACCGCTCCATCTGAGTCCTCAACGGGACTAAAAAGAGACATGGCCACTTCCACAGAAGAGCTGCGTCTCCCTGAGCCACCTTTGTCTGTGGTCCAACCAACCAAGGATCTGACATCCACACCAACCTCTAAAGCAAATACTGTAACGCATATTGTAGATGCCGAACCCAAACCCAAACCATCCAATGAGCTCACCCGTGAATACATTCCCAAAGTGGGCATGACCACCTACACCATCGTGCCTCAGAAGACTCTCGAAAAGCTGCGTTTCTTTGAAGTAGAGTTAACTTTGGAGCCCAATGTAGAATGCAAACCTGAAACAAAAGCCGTCTCCAATGGGACAGTTGCTGTTAACGGCCATCAGAACGTCTTTGCACAAACTAGTCCTTGTACTTCACCTCTAGCTACCATTTCATCCCCTGTAGAAGGAACTGAATGCAAGAAAGTTCCTCCGGCAATAAGACCCAAACCAGCTTCTTTCCGCCTGCCGCAGCACAAACGAACGCCGGGGGATTACGTAACCTCCGCGGTCGTTCGCCGAGCGAGTGTGGGCAGtaatagcagcagcagcagttgtaGCAGTCCTGTGACCCGGCCCAAAGAAAGTGCAAGCAGCCCGCAATCAGATACGTTTCCTGCACTGGACACCTTCCCTCCTTCGCCACCGGTGCAATGGGAAGCTGAGGAGAACGCAAGAGCCAGTGATGCACCTCGAACTGCAGCGGTGGATGTACCTCTACCCGAAGCTCCCAAATTTCCACCGTCATCTGTAGTGTCCCGTCAGAAGAGTCTTCCCACAAACCCCACACCTTCGCTGAGTCTAGAGAAGCTGAGAAGCTTCGCCGCTCCCAAACCGTACTCGCCCTCTTCGCCCTCTCGTTTCGCTCAGGCCGTGTCTTCTGCAGTGAAGAGGTCCCAGTCGCTTTCCCATCAACCCCTGGGGCAGTTACCACGCACGCTTCTTCTCACAAAACAGAGATCCATTACAGAGTCTCCTGAGCCGCCGGCCAGCACTGTGAGTACAACCTAGTAATTCTTTAATTAAAAGTGGTCACTTTTTTAAATATGGCCAGGTCACAATAACAGTATGTTGGTTTttcgattgtgtgtgtgtgtttaatgaaatttttattatttcacattttttttattacaatatttttttatttgaattgcaATATGCATTGAAAACttattttatgacaattttatattattatattttaagtaaaatacttcttgtatgttttgttttaacaaaaatattataaaaaatattatatattttaacaaaataaagaatattttgcattacaaaatgACCCTTTTTCTTGAGAACTAAATTTTTCCATGCAGTTTTGCagttatgtgtttatattttacatttgatttgtaatttttattattttcagttataatTCAAAACTGACTCTCATTACTGGAATACAGAATTTCATTAGTGCTATTTTGTTTAATTGCTCCTGCGTCAGATAGACGTCTTTGTctgttgcattgtttgtttgttttatttttcagcatcttTTGAGTGAAGTATACATAGTTTTACGAATGTGTCAAATATTTATTCTGTTcctttctgttttgtgtgttttattttttaaatgcaagaacatacatttcacaaattttaattaaacatatcaCTGGAATGTGCCACTACAACAAacctataaattaaaaatgaggcCGCATCTTGACatacgtgaccctggagcacaaaaacagtcttaagtctctggggtatatttgtagcaatagccaaaaatacattgtatgggtcaaaattaatggtttttattttatgccaaaaaaacattaggatattaagtaaagattatgttccataaagatattttgaaaatttcctaccgtaaatatatcaaaactaaatttttgattagaaatatgcattgctaagaacttaatttggacaactttaaaggcgattttctcaatatttagatttttttttaggttttaaaatagttgtaactcagccaaatattgtcagatatTTAACcataacaaaccatatatcaatggaaagcttatttattccgCTTTCAGaggatgtataaatctcaattttgaaaaattgtcaCTTAAGACTGgtgttgtggtccagggtcacatatgtgcttGTAGTTGTTATTGAACATCAGTTTGTAAAAAGTTTtaggaaacaaataaataactaaataattgaGTTATGAGTTATACTGTCACTTCCCAGCGTTTGATTACAACAAAAgctacaataatttttttattaatttttttttgtgttcctccACAGTTGCAGGGGAAATGTGCTTAAAATGCAAAGGACAATGTTAAttgtcctttcttttttttttgattttgaggtaAAATCGAGGCTTATTTCTGACAGATTTGATAAGATGAACTAATAATCTGACATTGTGCAGTGAGAAGGTCAGGATACGGTGTGTGTGGAGTCGGAcctgtacgttttttttttttgggtgctgCTGTAGCAGTGCTTAACTCATCTTTGTAGCCTCATTGTACTACAGTTGTTTTGTAAGTAAATATTCTATTGTGAAACCCACCCGGTTTAAACCGGCGCTGGTAAATTAATATTGGGAGTTGGATGACACTCATTGTAATGGCAGCGTGTGTACTCAATGTATTGACGCACATGGCTCATTAATCTATGTCCTGGATTGACCTGTCTACTCGTCTTTGTTGTTGCGTTGTCGGGGTCAGCTGAGAGCGTGTTTAGAGATGCTGGGCGCTGTTGTGTGCCGTCAGAGTATACAATGTATGTTTGGTCTCATCGGCGTCAAAACAGTCTTGAGTAAAAGCTTTTGTTTGCTGATgggttaaattatttttaagatcATGTGAAACATTTATGAGAAGATTTAGTCAAGGGTGTCTAAGCTTTTGACTGATGGTGTATGTAAATACAGCTGTTTTTGACTGACTCTCATATTggtgcataaaaatgaaaatgcttattCGTTCTTCATACAGAAACTGCTCGGAAGACATGccttgattatttaaaaatgtatattaataatatatttttaataatataattttttttttttattcagcaagtatgcatttatCAGAATTGACAAATAcgtttataatgttgcaaaagtttcttatatatatatatatatatatatatatatatatatatatatatatatatatatatatatatatatatatatatatatatatatatatatatttgttcttgtttttactttctattcatcagagaaacctgaaaaaagtGCACTGgcttccacacaaatattaagctgaacaactgttttcaacattgataataatcagaaatgtttcttcagcaacaaatcagcatattagaatgatttctgaaggatcatgtaacactgaagactggagtaatgatgctgaaaattcagctttgatcacaggaataaattacattttaaaatataataaattggaAAACGGTTAATTTgacttcacaatattacaatttttgaccaaataaatgcagccttgatgaacataagtgtcattttattttataagttaaaaacatgtttttaaatttataatataatataatataatataatatataatataatataatataccaaTTTAATTCAGCTATATTgcccttttgtatttttatttacccattaaaaaaacatttaaaaatctttccgACCTCAAACTTTTTAGACAGTAGTGaatttgttgaaatatatttttatatttatatttaattaaatttgttttattttattaaagtaaaaaaaaaataaaaaaatatatataatataatacattttattttgtttttgcctgaacatttttatgaagttaatttgtatttatttacactaaTGTATATATGCAGTATTTtggacattaaaaaatatatttaaaatatatttaaaaatatttgtttaaaaatatttcaatctttttaatttgtttataatataaccATCATTTTATTCCACTGTATTGCCTTTGCCTTGTCAAAAATTGCTACTTTTGAACTGTAATTCAAGAATTACACCAATCTATGTCTATTAACATTGATGTGTATATTCAGCATTttgcatacgtgtgtgtgtgagtgtgtgtagtttttctgatgtgtgtgagtgtgtgtcagtggggGTACAGTGGAACATCTATCTGTGTCTTCTTCATGTGATTTATGCGCGTGACGCAGAAGCAGCAGTGTCTGTTTTTCACCGACCCTGTGCCTGCCTAGTGCGTATCATCCTCAGCCGTCATTGAGAGagtgtgtattgtgtgttttcTTCCCCCCTGTGGACCACAGGTGACAGACAATGGAGAAGGACGCACAGAGAGATCCGGAGAGGCCCCATGGCAAACAGCAGGCCACGGCGGCCCAGCGCCGAGCTCCACCCGAGACGGAGGCATGGGAACATGTAAGATTGGAAATACTCAACCGTCACCAGTGAGTGAATCTAACTCTAGATCTAACCATCTCTGAAGCGCTCGCAAACCCTGATAATACagtaacctttattttaaaggtcCTTTGTGTGCTTTAACACACTATTAATATCTATCAATCTGTGATGAATCATTTAATGAAGTctctaaagtgtactttttttttctgcacaggGGTCTGAAGCATCTTTAGCGCCGTCTGCCACATTGAAGGGAATGTCTGAAGTCTTTCATTCAGTGGAAGAATGAAATGTGCCTCCTTTGATGGAATTCCAGCATCACTCGTTCTCAAACATTCCGCAGCTCGAGAGAAGATCTTCCGTCtccatttttgcattatttttttgcataatcaTGATTTTAGGTTTCTCACTGGTCAGAACTGTGCAACTGCGTTCCACTTTTACCATTACAGTGTAGTCATCAttcactttttttgctttttttcctaaCACAGCAGTTTTTAATTAGCCACaacatgccttaaaaaaaaatatatattttttttttcatttaaaaatatacatatgaactgtttatattttttcatattgtatataaaaaattatatttacgtaatatatcaataaaaaatagaaaatgtttcaaatgtataaataaacagcaGTTCATAGAAATCTAAATGTCAGTTCATAATGACCATACAACATATTAAATCAGGCTTTTTCTGATGCAGAGCAGACACATGGAGATGAACTACAGCAGCtgtggatttattttaatttattctgcatttagacaattcatactttttttttttccccttaatatgTTAAACTTTTTCTCTCTTAATTGTAGCAGAGATGCTATTAATGTTAtcgtattttaaaatgaatattttcggGTTTCTTTGTGTCATGAATTGCATTATGAAATTTGTAAATATGCAGATGTGAAAGAAAATGCTCTATTTCGAGGTCTTTGTTTGTTTAAGTTATAAGGCGTAGATTTGATTTATACAATTATTAGCCAATGAAAAGTGGTACTGAAACTTCTTTGGTTACACAAACCCTTCCTTTATTCCCTTACCAAACATTAGTACACGGTTTATCTATGTTAATTATGGGCTGCGGTTATAATATGTTAAAACAGTAATACGTTATGACATTGAACAGTTTTCTGGAGCCcacaaaaacaaatgattaatcAAAGCTGTTGCCAAGACAGAAAACACTGggcttttcattcattttgaggAGAATACTGCTGTATTATATGTATGAACTCAATTCTCCTCTCTTTTCTGTATTAAAGACTTTTAAAGTTTGCATTCtcttattgtgttatttttttttgtgtgttattattttttttttttgtcatgtgggTCTAATTCCAAATCAGTTTTAGACGCTGTGAGGATGTCAAAGTATAATGTGTCTTATTTCAAGCATGTAGTGAACAATACAAAGTAGTCGTTTGCTTTCCAAGTATGAACAATTACTGCAATCTGACACTGGCTTGACTCcgtcagctttatttatttgtgcgtCATCCAGCTGTTACAGGACACAGATATTCACTTCAgtgatgtttgtctgatgttttgCTCTGTTCAGTGGAGGATCTTGTCCGTTTCTCCTGAATAAAGGTTTAATGCAGCTGAATGGACAACCACTAGTCTTTTCCATATAGGGCTGAAGTCTCactaaagaaaatgtgtttttctgatCCCAAACTGTGTGAAGATCAAAAGGCAtttgttaaagaaaataattaagcaacaatttgtgtaaaatatcAAAGGAAATAAAGCAAATGTAAAGGCTGGGACCCGTCTGCTTCTCCATAGAGATCTGTTGTACCCTAACAAtccttgatttttctttctttatgaccattttctttttctttctttttttgtattcttttttttattcagttttcatatttcttctttttttttttttttttttacagacttgCAGGTCAGACCTAAACTATAacccttttttattttgagtttttcagtgttctttctctttctttctttctttctttctttttctttctttctttcttgctttcttgctTGCTTTTTCTTCcctgattaattttattttcattttcttcatctttcttcatttcttttaggtgcatgttcatgttttcccattaattttagcatatttttcaaattattttttttaattttttttgtttgttttcatctcTTGTAGTTTCCCCATCTTGCAATTTCCTCATCTTTCTtttcttaaattttctttttcactttccaggtttttaattaacctttttttttccattcaatcGGTCTTGCATTTTcttcatctttatttttcttcagcttcattttaaacacaagttaattttttcttctatcaattaattattattattattatttgc
This genomic stretch from Cyprinus carpio isolate SPL01 chromosome B9, ASM1834038v1, whole genome shotgun sequence harbors:
- the LOC109096654 gene encoding cordon-bleu protein-like 1 isoform X8; this encodes MMDLLVMLCAKYHLNPSGHTIELVTTNRNHVKFKPNALIGALEAEKILLKPKGMEDKSKKTGPQMPEATVRLVINYKKTQKTILRVSPRVPLRELLPAICEKCEFDPQTTVLLRNVHSEDTLDLSGSLNDFGLREVYARDTKVISPVSPISPVSLPPSPTHSEIFHHGKEKIQKEKEKRRFSLFRKGSKKQTEQSMTVSAPASPVHRKQRPVSMSSFSAHSPITYDSNTMPSDMPKKRRAPLPPNMMSQSMPTDLGHQTAVHPDGSQNMAPLSRGSSTESSFKKSTKRKAPPPPTSSSAAPPDETTQDRGTTAEVALASPLEEIREQEEMNVSAEGQVAAVEEEEEDSSLNLSADVSLDSGRAGAATPSQDSEILDSGMARDNPSCDQSTDAEAAEATVNGEIKSDQATSSHIPSEEIEPSMQKTEEVMKSGPVLEEVSVFPTEKPASLINKLQTSECGIQTSHMDLQAQGTESSLEDQVPKTIPNSVSFAHTETQTQMEPQKPSTEPSSSCTEPSTAPSESSTGLKRDMATSTEELRLPEPPLSVVQPTKDLTSTPTSKANTVTHIVDAEPKPKPSNELTREYIPKVGMTTYTIVPQKTLEKLRFFEVELTLEPNVECKPETKAVSNGTVAVNGHQNVFAQTSPCTSPLATISSPVEGTECKKVPPAIRPKPASFRLPQHKRTPGDYVTSAVVRRASVGSNSSSSSCSSPVTRPKESASSPQSDTFPALDTFPPSPPVQWEAEENARASDAPRTAAVDVPLPEAPKFPPSSVVSRQKSLPTNPTPSLSLEKLRSFAAPKPYSPSSPSRFAQAVSSAVKRSQSLSHQPLGQLPRTLLLTKQRSITESPEPPASTVTDNGEGRTERSGEAPWQTAGHGGPAPSSTRDGGMGTCKIGNTQPSPGSEASLAPSATLKGMSEVFHSVEE
- the LOC109096654 gene encoding cordon-bleu protein-like 1 isoform X7, coding for MGVALRRSSKNKEAPPPPVLKGLDAPLLSHKLPAYPHPAMDQKENLLEQDLTLTVVLPEGVEKTTVVHGSKPMMDLLVMLCAKYHLNPSGHTIELVTTNRNHVKFKPNALIGALEAEKILLKPKGMEDKSKKTGPQMPEATVRLVINYKKTQKTILRVSPRVPLRELLPAICEKCEFDPQTTVLLRNVHSEDTLDLSGSLNDFGLREVYARDTKVISPVSPISPVSLPPSPTHSEIFHHGKEKIQKEKEKRRFSLFRKGSKKQTEQSMTVSAPASPVHRKQRPVSMSSFSAHSPITYDSNTMPSDMPKKRRAPLPPNMMSQSMPTDLGHQTAVHPDGSQNMAPLSRGSSTESSFKKSTKRKAPPPPTSSSAAPPDETTQDRGTTAEVALASPLEEIREQEEMNVSAEGQVAAVEEEEEDSSLNLSADVSLDSGRAGAATPSQDSEILDSGMARDNPSCDQSTDAEAAEATVNGEIKSDQATSSHIPSEEIEPSMQKTEEVMKSGPVLEEVSVFPTEKPASLINKLQTSECGIQTSHMDLQAQGTESSLEDQVPKTIPNSVSFAHTETQTQMEPQKPSTEPSSSCTEPSTAPSESSTGLKRDMATSTEELRLPEPPLSVVQPTKDLTSTPTSKANTVTHIVDAEPKPKPSNELTREYIPKVGMTTYTIVPQKTLEKLRFFEVELTLEPNVECKPETKAVSNGTVAVNGHQNVFAQTSPCTSPLATISSPVEGTECKKVPPAIRPKPASFRLPQHKRTPGDYVTSAVVRRASVGSNSSSSSCSSPVTRPKESASSPQSDTFPALDTFPPSPPVQWEAEENARASDAPRTAAVDVPLPEAPKFPPSSVVSRQKSLPTNPTPSLSLEKLRSFAAPKPYSPSSPSRFAQAVSSAVKRSQSLSHQPLGQLPRTLLLTKQRSITESPEPPASTVTDNGEGRTERSGEAPWQTAGHGGPAPSSTRDGGMGTCKIGNTQPSPGSEASLAPSATLKGMSEVFHSVEE
- the LOC109096654 gene encoding cordon-bleu protein-like 1 isoform X6, coding for MTVDSRAKVQARSSARDFRAVQAAAGMDGDAHSRPPDRRRSSKNKEAPPPPVLKGLDAPLLSHKLPAYPHPAMDQKENLLEQDLTLTVVLPEGVEKTTVVHGSKPMMDLLVMLCAKYHLNPSGHTIELVTTNRNHVKFKPNALIGALEAEKILLKPKGMEDKSKKTGPQMPEATVRLVINYKKTQKTILRVSPRVPLRELLPAICEKCEFDPQTTVLLRNVHSEDTLDLSGSLNDFGLREVYARDTKVISPVSPISPVSLPPSPTHSEIFHHGKEKIQKEKEKRRFSLFRKGSKKQTEQSMTVSAPASPVHRKQRPVSMSSFSAHSPITYDSNTMPSDMPKKRRAPLPPNMMSQSMPTDLGHQTAVHPDGSQNMAPLSRGSSTESSFKKSTKRKAPPPPTSSSAAPPDETTQDRGTTAEVALASPLEEIREQEEMNVSAEGQVAAVEEEEEDSSLNLSADVSLDSGRAGAATPSQDSEILDSGMARDNPSCDQSTDAEAAEATVNGEIKSDQATSSHIPSEEIEPSMQKTEEVMKSGPVLEEVSVFPTEKPASLINKLQTSECGIQTSHMDLQAQGTESSLEDQVPKTIPNSVSFAHTETQTQMEPQKPSTEPSSSCTEPSTAPSESSTGLKRDMATSTEELRLPEPPLSVVQPTKDLTSTPTSKANTVTHIVDAEPKPKPSNELTREYIPKVGMTTYTIVPQKTLEKLRFFEVELTLEPNVECKPETKAVSNGTVAVNGHQNVFAQTSPCTSPLATISSPVEGTECKKVPPAIRPKPASFRLPQHKRTPGDYVTSAVVRRASVGSNSSSSSCSSPVTRPKESASSPQSDTFPALDTFPPSPPVQWEAEENARASDAPRTAAVDVPLPEAPKFPPSSVVSRQKSLPTNPTPSLSLEKLRSFAAPKPYSPSSPSRFAQAVSSAVKRSQSLSHQPLGQLPRTLLLTKQRSITESPEPPASTVTDNGEGRTERSGEAPWQTAGHGGPAPSSTRDGGMGTWV
- the LOC109096654 gene encoding cordon-bleu protein-like 1 isoform X3; translated protein: MNETCEVSKKRNFTPQRRRRSSKNKEAPPPPVLKGLDAPLLSHKLPAYPHPAMDQKENLLEQDLTLTVVLPEGVEKTTVVHGSKPMMDLLVMLCAKYHLNPSGHTIELVTTNRNHVKFKPNALIGALEAEKILLKPKGMEDKSKKTGPQMPEATVRLVINYKKTQKTILRVSPRVPLRELLPAICEKCEFDPQTTVLLRNVHSEDTLDLSGSLNDFGLREVYARDTKVISPVSPISPVSLPPSPTHSEIFHHGKEKIQKEKEKRRFSLFRKGSKKQTEQSMTVSAPASPVHRKQRPVSMSSFSAHSPITYDSNTMPSDMPKKRRAPLPPNMMSQSMPTDLGHQTAVHPDGSQNMAPLSRGSSTESSFKKSTKRKAPPPPTSSSAAPPDETTQDRGTTAEVALASPLEEIREQEEMNVSAEGQVAAVEEEEEDSSLNLSADVSLDSGRAGAATPSQDSEILDSGMARDNPSCDQSTDAEAAEATVNGEIKSDQATSSHIPSEEIEPSMQKTEEVMKSGPVLEEVSVFPTEKPASLINKLQTSECGIQTSHMDLQAQGTESSLEDQVPKTIPNSVSFAHTETQTQMEPQKPSTEPSSSCTEPSTAPSESSTGLKRDMATSTEELRLPEPPLSVVQPTKDLTSTPTSKANTVTHIVDAEPKPKPSNELTREYIPKVGMTTYTIVPQKTLEKLRFFEVELTLEPNVECKPETKAVSNGTVAVNGHQNVFAQTSPCTSPLATISSPVEGTECKKVPPAIRPKPASFRLPQHKRTPGDYVTSAVVRRASVGSNSSSSSCSSPVTRPKESASSPQSDTFPALDTFPPSPPVQWEAEENARASDAPRTAAVDVPLPEAPKFPPSSVVSRQKSLPTNPTPSLSLEKLRSFAAPKPYSPSSPSRFAQAVSSAVKRSQSLSHQPLGQLPRTLLLTKQRSITESPEPPASTVTDNGEGRTERSGEAPWQTAGHGGPAPSSTRDGGMGTCKIGNTQPSPGSEASLAPSATLKGMSEVFHSVEE